Genomic DNA from Phaseolus vulgaris cultivar G19833 unplaced genomic scaffold, P. vulgaris v2.0 scaffold_1097, whole genome shotgun sequence:
TTCCGTTGTGTTTCCCCCCTCTCTCTTCCTCTGCCTCGAAGAAATGTACATCGTTCTACACAAAATCAAAACGTTGATTGAAGATTTCTCCAACGGAAGCAAGTTCAATTTGCTCATGCAAATCGAAACCGTCGCCGATACCTTCCACAGGTTCACCGGAGAACTCTCCACGCTTCTCGACGTCTTCCCTCTCCGGGAACTCACCCTAAACGATGACGTTCGGGACATCGTTCTCCTCATCAGAAAACAGTGCTCCGAATCCAGGCCGTTCATCGGAACAGAACAAATTAACCTTCGGTGCGACGTCGTTTCCGTCCTCGACCGGATCAAGAACGAGATCGTTCCTGATCAAGCGAATCTTTCGTCGATTTTCGAGAAACTGGAGATTCGTGACGCTTCGAGCTGCAGAGCGGAGATTGAGAACTTGGAGGAGGAGATTCACAACCGGAGCGAGGAGCAATCGAAAGCGGATCTCGTAGCGTTGATCGGCCTCGTTCGTTTCGCCAAGTGCGTTCTCTTCGGTGCGTCAACGCCTTCGCCGAGGAGCGTGAGTCTACAACGGAGTCGGTCGTTGGAGTTCGCAGTCCCGGCAGATTACCGATGCCCGATAAGCCTAGAGCTCATGCAAGACCCTGTCGTGGTGGCGACGGGACAGACGTACGATCGTGTATCGATCAAACTGTGGATGGATTCAGGACACAACACGTGTCCAAAAACGGGTCAAACTCTATCACACACCGACCTAATCCCCAATCGCGTCCTGAGGAACATGATAGCGACGTGGTGTCGCGAGCAGAAAATCCCCTTCGAAGTGGAAACGGTTACAGGGAAACTCAACGGCGGAGTATCCAACAAGGCCGCGTTAGAAGCCACGCGTATGACGGTGTCGTTTTTGGTGAACAAGCTTAAGGGAAACGACAACGTTCCTTTGTCCGTCGAAGTCACAAACGGTGCAGTTTACGAGCTTCGGGTTTTAGCGAAAACAGATTCAGATAGCCGAGCCTGTATTGCCGAAGCGGGGGCGATTCCGCTTTTGGTTCGGTTTCTCGATGTGGGAATGGAGAACCCGAGCCTACAGGTTAACGCCGTGACGACGATATTGAATTTGTCTATTCTGGAAGCGAACAAGACGAGGATAATGGATACTGATGGCGCGTTAAACGGCGTTGCGGAGGTTTTGCTTTCGGGTGCTTCGTGGGAGGCGAAGGCCAACGCGGCAGCGACGGTGTTTAGTTTATCGGGTGTACCCGCGCACAGGAAGAGGCTCGGTAGGAAGACAGGTGTCATTAGCGGGTTGGTGAGTTTGGCGCGGAGTGGGCCCGAGGGGGCGAGGCGAGACGCGCTGGCGGCGATACTAAACCTCGCGGCGGACAGGGAGACGGTGGCGCGCCTGGTGGAGGGGGGCGTGGTGGCTATGGCTTCGGAGATCATGGCGGCGATGCCGGAGGAGGGGGTGACGATTCTGGAGGCGGTGGTCAAGAGGGGTGGGTTGGTAGCAGTGGCGGAGGCGTACGCCGGGATTAAACGGCTGGGGGCGGTTCTCAGGGAGGGGTCGGAGAGAGCAAGGGAGAGTGCGGCGG
This window encodes:
- the LOC137817746 gene encoding U-box domain-containing protein 16, giving the protein MALFPETFTTRKRRPGASFNTSKLSDLNLLFSLLQLTDQICSINLNSAANFLFNRASCSAIRKTQLLGVVFEDLIRSSNANPNSVVFPPSLFLCLEEMYIVLHKIKTLIEDFSNGSKFNLLMQIETVADTFHRFTGELSTLLDVFPLRELTLNDDVRDIVLLIRKQCSESRPFIGTEQINLRCDVVSVLDRIKNEIVPDQANLSSIFEKLEIRDASSCRAEIENLEEEIHNRSEEQSKADLVALIGLVRFAKCVLFGASTPSPRSVSLQRSRSLEFAVPADYRCPISLELMQDPVVVATGQTYDRVSIKLWMDSGHNTCPKTGQTLSHTDLIPNRVLRNMIATWCREQKIPFEVETVTGKLNGGVSNKAALEATRMTVSFLVNKLKGNDNVPLSVEVTNGAVYELRVLAKTDSDSRACIAEAGAIPLLVRFLDVGMENPSLQVNAVTTILNLSILEANKTRIMDTDGALNGVAEVLLSGASWEAKANAAATVFSLSGVPAHRKRLGRKTGVISGLVSLARSGPEGARRDALAAILNLAADRETVARLVEGGVVAMASEIMAAMPEEGVTILEAVVKRGGLVAVAEAYAGIKRLGAVLREGSERARESAAATLVTMCRKGGSEVVAELAAVPGVERVIWELMAVGSARGRRKAATLLRILRRWAAGLDGGESEGVSTTTTVISSTTYITP